One window from the genome of Rhodothermales bacterium encodes:
- the hppD gene encoding 4-hydroxyphenylpyruvate dioxygenase produces the protein MSEPSTLNPALSREKDDFLPINGTDYVEFYVGNARQAAHFYHTAFGFDIIGYRGLETGSREKTSFLLKQGKIRFVLTGSLVPDSFVAEHVKKHGDGIRDIALWVDDAARSFEETTRRGAKAISEPRTLKDDDGEVVLASIATYGDTIHTFVERHKYNGLFMPGFREWSNPHWETHPVGLEYVDHCVGNVALGDMNKFVDFYATAMGFKQLVSFDDKDISTDYTALMSKVMSNGNERIKFPINEPAAGRKKSQIEEYLDFYRDAGVQHVAMATNDILSAVKQLRSRGVEFLYVPTTYYDELQDRVGKIDEDIDSLKELGILVDRDDEGYLLQIFTRPVQDRPTVFYEIIQRKGARSFGKGNFKALFESIEREQALRGTL, from the coding sequence ATGTCTGAACCATCAACGCTCAACCCCGCTCTGAGCCGGGAGAAGGACGATTTCCTCCCGATCAATGGAACCGACTATGTCGAGTTCTACGTCGGGAATGCCCGGCAGGCCGCACACTTTTACCACACCGCTTTCGGGTTCGACATCATCGGATATCGAGGCCTGGAGACCGGCAGTCGCGAAAAAACCAGCTTCCTCCTCAAGCAGGGAAAAATTCGATTCGTTCTCACGGGATCTCTCGTTCCCGACAGTTTCGTCGCGGAGCACGTCAAGAAGCACGGTGACGGTATCCGGGACATTGCACTGTGGGTGGACGACGCTGCCAGGTCCTTCGAGGAGACCACGCGACGAGGAGCGAAAGCGATTTCCGAACCGAGGACTCTGAAAGACGACGACGGAGAGGTCGTGCTGGCTTCGATCGCGACCTACGGCGATACCATTCATACTTTCGTTGAACGGCACAAGTACAACGGGCTGTTCATGCCGGGCTTCAGAGAATGGTCGAATCCACACTGGGAGACGCACCCTGTTGGCCTTGAGTACGTCGACCACTGTGTGGGCAACGTCGCGCTCGGTGACATGAACAAGTTCGTCGATTTCTACGCGACTGCGATGGGGTTCAAGCAGCTTGTGTCATTTGACGACAAGGACATCTCAACCGACTACACCGCACTGATGTCGAAGGTGATGTCGAACGGAAACGAGCGCATCAAATTCCCTATCAACGAGCCGGCTGCGGGTCGCAAGAAGAGTCAGATCGAAGAGTATCTCGACTTCTATCGCGATGCGGGCGTCCAGCACGTCGCGATGGCCACGAACGACATTCTGAGTGCGGTCAAGCAACTGCGCAGCCGCGGTGTCGAGTTCCTGTATGTGCCCACAACGTACTATGATGAACTGCAGGACAGAGTCGGCAAGATCGACGAGGATATCGATTCACTGAAGGAGCTCGGGATTCTCGTTGACCGCGACGACGAAGGATACCTGCTGCAGATATTTACGCGACCAGTGCAGGATCGTCCTACGGTCTTCTACGAAATCATCCAGCGAAAGGGCGCGAGATCTTTCGGAAAAGGAAATTTCAAGGCGTTGTTCGAGTCTATCGAGCGCGAGCAGGCACTGCGCGGAACACTGTAG